In a genomic window of Methylobacter sp. YRD-M1:
- a CDS encoding RNA polymerase sigma factor, producing the protein MNIEALYQQHQNELIYHVFGILHCRDIAADIVQESYIKLSREAERQKIEHPRSLLFRIAHNLALDYLKHVKVTQSYAQSEDPTLVSSTESPSAEQLVSDAQRLNILRQAIDELPPRCRRAFILHNIHGMSYRDIARELNISESGVEKHIMKGLLHCRKQMKKRLSE; encoded by the coding sequence TTGAATATAGAAGCCCTCTACCAGCAACATCAAAACGAATTGATTTACCATGTTTTCGGCATACTGCATTGCCGCGACATCGCTGCGGATATTGTTCAGGAAAGTTACATCAAATTGTCACGCGAAGCCGAAAGGCAAAAGATCGAACATCCCCGCAGCCTGCTGTTCCGCATCGCCCATAATCTGGCGCTCGATTACCTGAAGCACGTAAAGGTGACGCAAAGCTACGCGCAATCCGAGGATCCGACCCTGGTTTCGTCAACTGAGTCGCCATCGGCCGAACAATTGGTATCAGACGCCCAGAGGCTGAATATTCTAAGGCAGGCCATAGACGAATTGCCGCCCCGCTGCCGCCGGGCTTTCATTCTGCATAACATCCACGGCATGAGTTATCGCGACATAGCCCGGGAGTTAAACATATCCGAAAGCGGCGTCGAAAAACATATCATGAAAGGCCTGCTGCACTGCCGCAAGCAGATGAAAAAACGGCTGTCGGAATAA
- a CDS encoding penicillin acylase family protein → MLGLGAGFLFLERSLPPQDGEFRVQGLFAPVTVTSDSHGIPVIKAGGRADALRALGYVTARDRLFQMELMRRKNAGRLAELFGQIAVNNDIRARTYGFSRVAKAVVAKLPQAHRRYLEAYADGVNSYIDNARALPFEFTVLDYRPERWRPEDSLLVVLGMFDNLTAWSEKEERMLTVMEKSLPADVVSFLTPDTDRFTDSLYGDAEPYRPVRPIPVASLETALARHAPAALKLTEAVQLQDQVAGSNAWAVGGARTHDGRAILANDMHLGISVPNIWYRTEMDYGTGRAAGVTLPGMPVFIAGSNERLAWGGTNLTGDFLDLVSLEINPQNPDKYRVGDKWQPFEQVSEIIRVKDAEPLQVTVRRSIWGPVAQEPLLGQPVAVHWSALDDTIVNLGLLDLDQAETLEQAMAVVNHTGGPQLNFLVADNHGRIGWTVMGQIPKRVGFDGSVSRSWADGSIGWDGYVDERQLPREIDPAAGILVSANDRRLGKAYPHVIGRQFASGYRAYRITQRLKEMPVVNEWTMFGLQLDTEIEFYGFYQQLALDVLSPKAIERQPELQELRDTLLAWNGRADRDSLGFALLERFRRQLAISVFSPFLEASRSMDKNFNYAWSYIDTPLQAMLTEKVPQLLPDPVNYHDWDDFILGQLKRSAQQLKTDYPDTALSELAWGQVNKAQIGHPFSKSLPLLGVLLDMPADALAGCANCVRAVGPTFGASERMVVSPAHLDDGIMHMPGGQSGHPLSSYYRDQHRHWVKGLPLALLADKPEHRLTLQPDVD, encoded by the coding sequence ATGCTTGGGCTCGGCGCGGGCTTCCTGTTCCTGGAACGGTCGCTGCCGCCGCAGGACGGCGAGTTCAGGGTGCAAGGGCTGTTCGCGCCCGTCACGGTAACGTCCGACAGCCACGGTATTCCCGTGATCAAGGCCGGCGGTCGGGCCGACGCCCTGCGGGCGCTCGGCTATGTCACGGCGCGCGACCGCCTGTTCCAGATGGAGCTGATGCGCCGCAAGAATGCCGGCCGATTGGCCGAGTTATTCGGGCAGATCGCCGTCAATAATGACATCAGAGCGCGAACCTACGGTTTTTCCCGCGTCGCAAAAGCAGTCGTGGCCAAGCTGCCTCAGGCTCACCGGCGCTATCTCGAAGCTTACGCCGACGGCGTCAACAGTTATATCGATAACGCACGGGCCTTGCCTTTCGAATTCACGGTCCTGGACTACCGTCCTGAACGCTGGAGGCCGGAGGATAGCTTGCTGGTGGTTTTAGGCATGTTCGACAATCTCACGGCCTGGTCAGAGAAAGAAGAGCGCATGCTGACGGTCATGGAAAAAAGCCTGCCGGCCGATGTCGTGTCTTTCCTGACGCCGGATACCGATCGATTCACCGATAGCCTGTATGGCGACGCCGAACCTTACCGGCCTGTTCGACCCATTCCTGTGGCTTCGCTGGAGACTGCGCTTGCCCGGCATGCGCCGGCTGCGCTGAAACTGACCGAAGCCGTGCAACTGCAGGATCAGGTAGCCGGCTCCAATGCCTGGGCGGTCGGCGGCGCGAGAACGCATGACGGGCGCGCCATACTGGCCAACGACATGCATTTGGGTATTTCAGTGCCCAATATCTGGTACCGCACCGAAATGGATTATGGCACCGGCCGCGCGGCAGGCGTGACCCTGCCCGGCATGCCCGTGTTCATAGCCGGCAGCAATGAGCGATTGGCCTGGGGCGGAACCAATCTGACGGGCGATTTCCTGGATCTGGTTAGCCTGGAAATTAATCCGCAAAATCCGGATAAGTACCGCGTCGGCGATAAATGGCAACCGTTTGAACAGGTCAGCGAAATCATTCGCGTCAAGGATGCCGAGCCGTTGCAGGTGACCGTCAGGCGCAGCATCTGGGGGCCGGTGGCCCAGGAGCCGTTGCTGGGCCAGCCGGTCGCCGTGCATTGGAGCGCACTTGACGACACTATCGTCAATCTGGGGCTGCTGGATCTGGATCAGGCTGAAACGCTGGAGCAGGCCATGGCGGTCGTCAACCATACCGGCGGCCCGCAGCTGAACTTTCTGGTCGCCGATAACCATGGCCGTATCGGCTGGACGGTCATGGGCCAGATTCCCAAGCGCGTCGGTTTCGATGGCTCGGTCAGCCGATCCTGGGCTGACGGCTCGATCGGCTGGGACGGCTACGTCGATGAGCGCCAGCTGCCGCGCGAGATCGATCCCGCCGCCGGCATACTGGTATCGGCCAATGACCGCCGCCTTGGCAAAGCGTATCCGCATGTGATCGGCCGCCAGTTCGCGAGCGGTTACCGCGCCTACCGCATCACCCAACGGCTCAAAGAGATGCCGGTCGTCAATGAATGGACCATGTTCGGGCTGCAGCTCGATACCGAAATCGAATTCTACGGGTTTTATCAGCAACTGGCGCTGGACGTGCTGTCGCCCAAGGCTATTGAACGGCAACCGGAACTGCAGGAACTGCGCGACACGCTGCTGGCTTGGAATGGCAGGGCAGATAGGGACAGCCTTGGATTTGCCCTGCTGGAGCGGTTTCGACGGCAGCTGGCGATAAGCGTGTTCAGCCCGTTCCTGGAAGCCAGCCGGAGTATGGATAAAAATTTCAACTATGCCTGGTCTTATATCGACACGCCGCTGCAGGCCATGCTCACCGAGAAAGTGCCGCAGCTGCTGCCGGACCCAGTCAATTACCACGACTGGGATGACTTCATACTGGGCCAGTTAAAGCGCAGTGCCCAGCAACTGAAGACCGACTATCCCGATACGGCGCTGTCCGAACTGGCTTGGGGACAGGTCAACAAGGCCCAAATCGGCCATCCTTTCTCCAAGTCCTTGCCGCTGCTTGGGGTTCTGCTGGACATGCCGGCCGACGCGCTGGCCGGCTGCGCCAACTGCGTGCGGGCGGTCGGCCCGACTTTCGGCGCCAGTGAGCGAATGGTCGTTTCGCCCGCGCATCTTGACGATGGCATAATGCACATGCCTGGCGGTCAGTCGGGGCATCCGCTGTCGTCTTATTACCGCGATCAGCACCGCCACTGGGTGAAAGGCCTGCCCCTCGCGCTGCTGGCTGACAAGCCCGAACACAGGCTGACACTGCAGCCCGATGTCGACTGA